TGTGTGAATTCCGACTCCGTCGAGGTGAGATTCCATCCTGTGCCACGTCCAAATGCTGTGATTACGCCTGGACCGGAGGTGTTTTCCTGTTCCAATGATTCGCTGTTTCTCAATGCAGGCGGATCCTACTTCAGCTATCTCTGGAGCAATGGATCGACCAACGACATGCAATATGTGGCGCAATCCGGCCCGCTTTCGGTTTTGGTTTTCAATGGTTTTGGTTGTGCAGACACGTCTGATACGGCGATGGTCACCATCCTTGCCGCTCCGACTTCACCTGTGGTGACCCAAAACGGCAATGTGCTGACGTCTGACTCTGCCTCCGCGTACCAGTGGTACTTTGAAGGCTTGCCAATTCCCAACGCGACCGGTCAGGTGCATACCGCAACGGCCACCGGCAATTATGTTGTGCAAATCACCAACGCAGCGGGTTGCTCCGAGTTTTCCAATGCGGTTTCGATGTTGGTAGGGACAAGTAACCTCTTCGTCTCTGACTTTACGGTTTTCCCTAACCCGTTTGGGAATCAAGTGCGATTGACCGGCTTGCTGAAAAAGGGTGGTGAATTGGAAATCAAACTTCTGAGCACCACAGGCCAAGTCGTGAAAATCGACTCTGTTTCGGTAGCTGCGGGAGCTTTGGATGTGAATCTGGAAACCTCATCATTACCTGCGGGCTACTATTTCTGCGAAATCACGCTGGGTGCGGATCGGATGTTGAAGGCAATGGTGAAGCAGTAGGGGTAGGGGGGGGGGGGGGGGCGGTGCTTGCGGGGGGGGGGGGGGCGGCTGCGTACCGGCAAAGAACTCGAGCAAAAAGAAAAGGCTGCCTCATCACGAGACAGCCCTTTCTTTTTAATCCAGTCCCGATCAGGGTTGCGTACACTCGTAGCCCACGATGTCGTTGCCGCACCAGAAGACACGACCGATGATCATGTCAGCAATGGCTGGACAAATTTCACTGCGGCAGTGGTAGGAGGCGACCACGAGATACACATCGCCGGTCCCGTCGATCGCTGGACCTACTTCGCAGCGCACCGTCATCTCGTAGGTCGCCGAAATGTCCCAGGTGTTTCCTTGAAAGAAACTCGCGGCGCAGCCGCTCTGACGGATTTCGTTGATCGAACGTGATGCTTTGCTGTTGCCCTGTGCGGACACGGTGGTCGCCAAGCCTAGCAGGCAGACCATCAAAAACATAAATTTCCTCATAGTTGCAATTGATTTAAAACGAAAGATAGATTTCGGTTTTCAATTTTGCAAAGGGATGTTTATCAGCGATCAAGGAATAAAGATAAGTCCGATGTGTTGATTTAAGAGGGTTCGTTTTGTAATTGAAGAAGGCGGACAGTTGCCCGCCCGCCTTCTTGAGATACCAACTCAAAATTCTTGATTATTTATTCGGCTGTGGGGTCATCCGCAAATAGGGGCGGATCACTTCATAACCTTTCGGAAACAGCTTGTCTGCATCCGCATTGCTCACCGCAGGCACGATCACACAAGGCTCGCCATCTTCCCAATTGGCAGGTGTGGCGACTTTGTGATACGCTGTCAATTGCAACGAATCAATCACGCGCAGCAACTCATGGAAGTTGCGGCCCGTTGATGCCGGATAGGTCAACGTCAATTTGATCGTCTTGTCAGGGGCAATCACAAATACCGAACGGACAGTGTGCTTGCTGTCGGCATTCGGGTGGATCATGTCATACAAAGTCGAAACCTTACGGTCACCATCGGCGATGATCGGAAAATTCACCGTTGTATGCTGCGTGTCATTGATGTCCTTGATCCAACCAAAGTGGTCGGCAATGGGGTCGACGCTCAAGGCAATCGTCTTGACATTGCGCTTCTTGAACTCGTCCTGCAATTTTGAAACCATGCCCAGCTCCGTTGTGCAAACGGGGGTATAGTCGGCAGGGTGCGAAAACAACACGCCCCAGCTATCGCCGAGCCATTGGTGGAAATCGATGGTGCCTTCGGTGGTTTCGGCTGTAAAATTGGGTGCTACATCTCCAAGTCTCAGTGACATATACAAATGATTTAGGGTGGGAAATGATATTGAAACACCAATTTAATTCGAATGTTTGAAATATTGGAAGCTTCGGAGAAATAAATTCTATTGGATTGGTAGGAGTTTTGAGTTTTTGCCTTCGTTAAAGAAAGTGCCCTTCTATCCCGAACCCATTAGTGCGAATCCCCTGCACTGGCCGAATCAACTGCCCACTTGTCAATGTCGACTTTGAACGTCTTCTCTCCATCGGTAAGTTCAAATGCCGCCCCAGACCAATTGCCATAAATCCCTTCACTACTACCAGATTCCCCGGCGCAATTGCAGGGGAAAAAGAGCCTGCGTTTCAAGTCTGGCAAACTGAAAAAATAGGCATTGAGCCTTTCTTCATTTTTCTCATGTCCTATGACCAGCAAGGAATGCTCGTTGAGCGTATCGGAGGCAAAGCCCTTGCCAGGCCCACCTTTCAAATCGATCCATTTCCTCGATTTCATGTCCAAGATGCGCCCACCTTCCAGTACACGGCGACCGTCCAGTTGAAGCAAAGCCGTTTGTGTATAGGTATCGAATATCGGTGCCAAGCCATTTACCTCATTCCCACTACCATCGAGACAAAACGTCGACACGGGAGCAGCCGCACCCATACCTACGACATTTTCCGTGCAATTCAGTATCCATAATTTGCCATCAGATGCAACCGCGGTGAACCAGCACGGCCCTAGATATCCTTCCCAACCTCCTCGCAAATCGGCTACCATGAGCAGCTGGTTTCCGCTGAATCCTTCCACTTTCATCCTTGCCGTATGGCGCGCCTCGGCATCCAGAAAAGTGTCGAAAAGCATGTAGTCAACCGTCGAAACCCTAGCCCAAAGACCAGGTGCAGACGGATTGCCGTTCACCGTGTCGCAGGTGTAGATGCTGTCATTGTCGATCGTTTCCACCTTTGCTGCATGAGCGTCCACAAGCTCAACATCCTTTTGCGGTAACTCCGCTGCGGATTCTGACAGGCCCTGCTTTTGATTCACGGAGGAGTGGCAGCCCAACAGGACCAACAGGCCAATGCAAGTCATGGTACGTTTCATTTTTGCGTATTTGAGTCGTGAAGTGTCATGAGGGCAGCTGCGATTCCAGATTTGAAATCTGAAAATTGATGTTGCTGTGTTTCAGTGGCAAGAATCATGGAAAATTTCTGAGATGCTGAACTGTATCAAAAAGAAGGGTAGGATCAAGATTTCTCCTATTTAGAAGAATCGCAAGTTTCTGATGCCAATGACAAAGTTAGGAGGGGCGTTCCGACTTTCTAAGCAGCAACCAAAAATGCATGGTGTCAAAGGTGTAAAGCTCATGCTTCGACCCAAGAGTAGGTTCGCCTTATCCTCCACCTACAAAGTTCGGTGGTCTCACACATGACCTATCCAGATGCTTCGGATTAAATTAATTCTACCAAATTGGCAGGAGTTTTGGGTTTCGATTCTATTTCCGAGTATTGAAGACGGAAAACCAAGGACTCATTTGATGTCAACGGAACTCAAAAACGGAATACCGACCTTCTATGCGCCCGATCAAGCCGCGTGGCGGGATTGGCTTGCCACCAACCACGACCGCCTCGAAAAAGTATGGCTCATCATCTACAACAAGGGCAGCGGCGTGCCCAGCGTGACCTATCCTGAATCGGTAGACGAGGCGCTCTGCTTCGGGTGGATTGACAGTGTCGCCAACAAACGGGACGCCCAAAGCCGTTACCAGTTTTACAGTCGTCGCAAACCCAAAAGTGTCTGGAGCAAAGTCAACAAAGCCAAAGTGGAGCAGCTCACCGTACAAGGCAAAATGATGCCTGCCGGGCAGCGGATGATCGACATCGCCAAGGAAAACGGAATGTGGACGCACCTTGACCAAATAGAAGAGGGAATCATGCCGGATGACTTGGTGGCAGCTTTTTCATCCGATCCAGCAGCAAGAAGCAAATTTGAAGCTTTTCCTCCTTCGGCAAAAAAGGGAATTTTTCAATGGATTATCAGCGCCAAAGGGGTTGAGACAAGGGCCAAACGCATTTCGGAAACCGTAGAAAAGGCAGCCCTCGGGCAACGCGCCAATGCGTGGAAGCCCAAATCGGCAACCGATCTGATCTAGCGCGCCACCAATATCCTGCCCCGGAGCACGCTCGTGGCGGTGACCACTTCTATCAAATACATGCCTTCGGAAATGGGCTTCAGGTCGAGTTGGCAGGCCGATGTTTCCGTTTGGAGCGAGTTCAAGACCTGACGACCCTGCAAATCCCGCAAACAAACCGTCGCCATGCCCAACTCCTTGCCCCAGATCACCTTCACCGCATCGGCAGCAGGATTTGGGTAGATGGACAGGCCGGTTTCTGGACCATTCTCCAAACCGACCATCGTCACATCGCGCAAGACCATGCTATAATCCTCCACCTCCCCAAAATACCCATTGCAAGGATCCGCCACAAGGTTGGTGCCATAAACACTGCGAATGCGCATGAGCACTGTATCCGGAATCATTGGCACATGAGGCACTGTAAACGTCCCCGAGCTTTTGTGGGAGGCGTCCAAGTCGCTCATGATTACCTGTTCATTGCTGAGGAAATCGCCGTCGTGGTTCCAGTCGACCCACATAAACATGGAGTCCAGCGCAAAGGAGTAGTTCAGCCAGGACGTCAAGGTATAACTGCTGTCGCGGTAGAGATCGGTGTAGATATTCCGGAAATCGCCATAGTATTCCTGACCGCTCACATTGTTGAGTCCGGCAACCCTGACGGTATCAATAAAATCGTAGGTCGTGCCTTGTGTCCCGGTCGCCGCACAGGGGATGGCTTCTTTGACCAGGTACATCAGGCGCTCGGTGCGGGCGCTGTCACCGTTGGGCGCCGTTCCGGTGATGCGGTAATAAATATGGGTACCCTGCGGATGGGGTGGAATGTCGCCCCGAAAGGTGTCGCCTTGTACATGTGCCATCGCCACTGTGTTGTTAATCAGTCCGATACTCGTTCCCCAGCGTAGCGTTGCACCTTGGATGCCACCCTGATTGCGGATCACGGCGGTGATCTGAACGGTATCTCCCGGCTTGGGTCGCAGGCCATACGAGGCAGGATCGGCAATGACCTTTACAATTTGAGGCATGCCCTCGCGGCCCGGAATCGGAGCTTCCCACACACCGCGTCCCCATGTGCCGACACGCAACAAACCCGCGCCATTCAAAACCTCGATATCATTGATGACAACGGCAGGAAGGCTGTCGGCATACAAAGTCCATGCATTCGTGCCTGCATCCGCATAGTAAACGCCTACGTCCATACCCACAAACATGCGCACGGGTGGGCCTTCGGCCCATGCAACTGCATTGGCAGGAAGGTTGGGCAAATTGCCGCTGATATTGGTCCAATTGGTGCCACCGTTGGTGCTGTAAAACACCTTGTTTCCGTTGCTAAATCCGCTTTCGCAGACCAGAACCTTCATGGGATCATCGGGATGAACGGCAATCCGGTTGATGAAATAATTGGCTAGCCCAGCATTGATATAGGTCCAAGTATGGCCGTTGTCCGTGCTGCGTCTAATCACGCTTCCCTTGCTGATGTACAGCACATTGGAATCGCTCGGGGCGATCGCGATTTCGTCGAAGTTGCCGCTCAGAAAACCAGCCATCATTTGCCAATGGTCGCCGTTGTCGTTGCTTTTGTAGATCGTATCGTAGGCAATGAAAATGGTGTTTTCGTTGCTCGGATCAATCACCGAAGGTGTGACCCAACTGCCATCGGTGCCTGCTGAGACATCATTCGCGTTTTGTCCGGCATCCATGGTGCGTTGCAGATTTCCAAATTGAATCGTCCCAAACCAAGTCTCAGGATTGTTGTAGTCAAAATGGGCCTGCATGCCATCGGCGCCGATCCATTCGTGCCAAACGCCGTCTTGCATCACACTCGTGCCGTTGTCTTGCGATCCGCCCACAACATCCTCGGCATCCATGGCGCTGCATCCGATCCGGTAAAATTCCTTGACACCGACACCTTGGTTGATGATGGACCAAGTCTGCCCATTGTCGCTGCTGTAGCTCAAAAAGCCGTCGGTTCCTGCAAAAATGCGATTTCCCCAAGTCCGGAATACGCGCATATCGGCATGGATATAGTTGGTGCCAAAGAAGTTGATCCAATCGGAATACATGGACCAATTCGCGCCGCCATTCGTGCTTTTGTAGTGGGAGAGGCTTCCGGCATAAATTTCGTCGGCATTCATTCCTGACACCCCCAAAGTCATGATTCCAGAGTTCGTGGGATCTGCGGCAACGAATGTGAAGCTGAGGCCCGCGTCCGTGCTGCGAAAAATCCCCGCACTCGATCCCACGTAGACCGTATTGGGCTGTGCCGGAGTCGTCGCAAGAAACGGGTAACCACTGTTTCCAGGAACGGATTGGTTGGTCCATGTTTGACCGCCATTGGTCGTGCGGCGGAGTTGATTGTAGCTTCCCCAATCAAAAGCGTAGAGGATCTGCGAATTGGTAGGATGCTCCACCATCGTGATCATGTTGCCATTGTAGCACGAAGCCCAAGTGTTGCCACCATCGGTGCTGCGTTGGATGCCGCCGTTGGTCGTCACAAAAAAGGTATCCGCCGTGGCCATGATAAATTGACCTGCGTAGGCTTGTTGCTGCGTATAGCTCAACCCGGTCGAATTCCAGGTTTCGCCGAAGTCCGTGCTTTTGAGCAGGCCGTAGCTGTAACCTGCGGCGTGGCGGGTCAAAATCCAGACTTCGTTGCGGCGGTCAGGATGCACTTCAATGTCTACAACGCCCATGGCGGGCAATTCTTGCGTCGTCGAATGCCAGTTGGCACCGCCATCCACTGTTTTCCAAAATCCGCCGCTTCTTGAGCCGAGGTAAACAGTGTCGGCCGTCACGGCGCCACCCCAGACTGCTTCGATGCGGCCAAGACCGGCTGCCCAGCTCGGTGGCAAGATGTTGGTGGCATCAAACGGCCCGCGGAAAGTCCAGCTTCCGACGATTCCAGCCGCTTTGACGGTGGGTTGCGTCGCCTTGAAATTGCCATATTCCTGCACTGCAATGCGTGCATCAAATGAGGACCGTTCACCCGACGGGTAAAATCGCCGTTCAAATTCGTAGCGCCAGCGTTGGTAACCTTTCCATCCCGTACCAGGTCCGGTTCCATTCGCCGCAAACCACGCATCCGCCTCTTGGATCAAGTCGTTGACATTGACATTGGGGTCGTAGTATTTTTGTTTGAATGGCTGCGAAAGGGCCAACAAGGGAATCCCAACCAACAAAGTCAGAAAAATCCGGCGCAACAGTGATTTCATACCTTCGATCGAATAAGCACGAAAGTTAAGGCCAATGCTGCCACCCCGCAAAACCAATGGGCTGATGCGAGACGTTTCGGGGTTATTCTGGGTCAATCGATCTGCACATGCACATGGTCGTCGTGCCGCGCAGCCTTGCAACCATGAAATCGGATCTTCGGCGAATTCAAATTCAACCTCGTCTTCAAATGCGGTTCGATAAAAACTTTGCTGATGGCAGGCTGGGCAGCGAACAATTCGACCATGGTTTGCGTGCGTTTCTCATCAAGCGGGTAGGCATCCTTGCGTCCTTGTGGAACGAAGTTCCCCATGATGCTGTATTGCCATTGACCTTGGGCGGCGCAGATTTCGGGTTGGTTGCGTTCATTTTGTTTTGGCGAGTCGTACACCCCGTATCCCAACCATGACGGACTGCCCGACCTGGGCTTGCCTTCTAGGTCCGTGTAAAGGAATGCGAGGTCCAGCTTTTTGCCGTCGTTGTGGCTCAAGTGTGGCAGCAGCGGGAATCCATCAAAGAAGGGAAAATTGGCATCGAGGTAATACAAATGCGTACCGGGATGCCGGGTTTCGAGGGCTTGGGCAACTTCGAATGCTGCATCCCACAAAGCGGGCCGCACGTAATGGCGATTGAGCAAGACAGTATACCAACGCAGCGGATGCAAAGCGCCATCGCCCCAAATCGGCAAAGGAACCCGTCCCAAAGGCCTTGCAAGCACAGGGACAATCAGCAGGCAAAAGACAAGGTAAATCGCAATTCCGTAGGCCATCCGCGCCAATCGCCGTTTCCAAGGATGGACGATCCGACGCCGGATCCATCCGCTGGAAAATCGGGCAATCAGGTAAGGCAGGCCACCCACTTGGGTGAATACCGTCAGTGCAGCCGTCCAGAGGACAATGCCAGTGATTTGGAGGACTTTGCGAAGGACGGGGTGCATTGAGCAGAAAATTACACCGAATCCGGAACTCTGTGGAGATCCTGAAACAACAAAAATCTCTTCGTCTCCTTCGTGGCTAAACCGAAGGCACTACCTTTGCCCCATGCTGGAAAAACTCAAATCCCTCGAAGCCCAAGCGCGTGTCCTCGATCCCGACGCAGGCGCCCGGGAAACGTTTCGTGATGCGGCTGTCGCACACGGCGAACAATTCCTCGAAAAGATGGACGGCCTGCCGGCCTATCTTTTGACCGCTGACAAGGGCGCGGCCCTGCTCGATTCCCCGATTGGCGAAGCTGGCATTTCGATGGAAGAGGCCTTGGACTTGCTGGCCTACAATGTCGATCGCCCAGGACTGAACCCCGCAAGCGGGGGCCATTTGGGCTATATTCCGGGCGGAGGCCTGTATTTGAGTGCGCTCGGCGACATGCTGGCCGACATCACCAACCGATATTCGGGCGTGTTTTTTGCGAATCCGGGTGCGGTGCGCATGGAAAACATGCTCGTGCGCTGGATGGCCGAGGCCATTGGCTATCCGACGACGGCATCGGGGACGCTGCTCAGTGGCGGTTCGCTCGCCAACCTCGCCTGCATCGTGACAGCGCGCGACGCGATGGGCATCCGCAGCTCAGAAGTCGAGCGCAGCGTGATCTACCTCACCGAGCAAGTTCACCATTGTGTCACCAAGGCCATCCGGATTGCGGGTCTCGCGGAGGCGCAGATTCGCTACGTGCCCATGGACGCGCAGTACCGCATGGATGTAGGCGCCTTGCGCGCGCTCGTGCAAGCCGACCAAGGTATTGGTCTGCGGCCATTTATGGTCGTGGCAAGTACGGGCACGACCGACACGGGCGCGGTCGATCCGGCAGACTTGATCGCCGACGTCACCGAGCAATACAAAATGTGGCTGCACATCGATGCTGCCTACGGTGGCTTCTTCATCCTGACCGACGAAGGCAAGCATGTGATCAAAGGCCTCGAACGCAGCGACAGCATCGTCATGGACCCGCATAAAGGCTTGTTTTTGCCCTACGGCACGGGCGCGGCCTTGGTCAAGGACGGTGCGCGATTGGCGGCATCGCATTATTATACTGCCAATTACCTCCAAGACTCGCTGACCTCCACGGACGAAAGCAGTCCGGCGGATCTCAGCCCCGAATTGACCCGCCATTTCCGCGGCTTGCGGATGTGGTTGCCAATCAAAGTGCATGGGTTGGCACCGTTTCGGGCTTGCATCGCCGAAAAAATCTGGTTGGCCAGGTATTTTTGGGATCAACTTCCGACCATTCCCAACATGGAACGCGGCCCTTATCCGGACCTTTCGGTGGTGCTGTACCGCTATGTGCCGGAAGATGGCGATGCCAATGCCTTCAACGAATTGCTTGTAAAACGGCTTCATGAAGATGGCCGTGTCTTTTTGTCATCCACCAAAATCGAAGGAAAGTTCTACCTGCGTTTGGCCTGCCTGTCATTTCGCAGCCACCTGCACACCATCGAATTGGCGTTGACGATGCTGCGCGAGAACATTGCCAAGGTCAGGATCGAACGGGGCTTGGATTGAATTGCCACCGGGGTTACAGACCAAAAGCGCAATTCAACGTATCTTTGGGCAAGCTGCCTTCATTCGGCGAAATATGAAATCAATGTTTCTCTTCTGCTTCGTTTTGCTCGGCATGGCCTTCATGGCAGATGCCCAAGGCACCGACAAGGCTTTTCAGGCCAAGTTGAAGTCGCTGTACAATGGCACGATCACTACGGTCGAACCGTCGCAGCTCGCAAAATACATCGACGGCAACCAAGCCCCGATCCTGCTCGATACCCGTTCGCCCCGCGAATATGAAGTGAGCCACATCGCCAATGCACGTTTTGTGGACTACAAAAATTTCTCCGAATCGGATGTCGCGAGTTTGGACCGCAACAAACCTGTGGTGGTCTATTGCACAGTGGGTTACCGCAGCGAGCGCATCGGGGAACAGCTCAAGGAAATGGGCTTCAAAACCGTGTTTAACCTTTACGGCGGCATCTTCGAATGGGTGAATCAAGGTCACAAAGTGGTCGATGCCAAAGGAAACCAAACCTTTATGGTGCACGCCTATTCGGAAGACTGGGGAAAATGGCTCAAAAAAGGCGTCAAAATCTACGAATGACCCTCATTTTTGCCCTTTTCAATTGCGTTCACGATTGATCCACAATTTTCCATTTTTAATTATCCATTCTCCATTAAAATGTGCGGATTCGGAACAGATTGGATCAAGGCTGCAGCTGAAAATGCTGCCTCTCAAGACGAGGAAACGCATGTTTTGGACAATGCATTGATCATATTTGCCAAAAATCCTGTTTTGGGGAAGGTCAAGACCCGCCTTGCCAAGACCATTGGAGATGCGGCCGCCTTTGATGCCTATCAGGAAATGTTGGCCCATGTGCGGAATGTGGCGATGCAGGTGGATTGTCACCGAATCGTTTTCTATTCCGATTTTGTAGACGAGGGCGATGCTTGGAGCCGCCCTGTATTTTCAAAGGACGTCCAAACAGGCGCAGACATTGGCGAAAAGATGCACAACGCCCTCGCCTCCACACTGGCAAAGGGTTTTTCAAAAGTCGTCCTGGTTGGATGCGATTTGCTGGACCTGCAAGTACAACACCTGAAGCAGGCTTTCCGCAGTTTGGAATTCCATGATATCGTGATCGGTCCGGCCGACGATGGTGGGTATTATCTCATTGGCATGAAGGCGCCGGACCCATCGCTGTTTTTCGACAAATCCTGGAGCCATGCCAAAGTTTTGACAAATACGCTGGCCGACATCCAAAAACAAGGCAAATCGGTGCAATTGGTCGCGCAGTTGAGCGACATTGACGACGAAAATGACTGGGATGCTGCGCTGGAAAGACAACGGTTGCGCCTCGCCAAGACCTGAACATCCTTTTGAAGGGTGATTTTTTTTCTTCGAATTTGAGCGATAGAAGCGGTTTTTGATTTGCGGCCACCTATACATGGCCTTTACATTGCCCGATTTATCCCGAAAAAGCCCCAAATTTGAAAATGACTGGCACGGGGTTTGGAAAAGGAACCCAAACACTTTAATCCCTCAGTTTGAAAAATAGCACAGTTATGAAAAAGATTCTCCTCGCAACCTTTGCCCTGCTTTTGTGTGTGAAGGTTTTTGGTCAAACGGCAAACGCCATCCTCTTTACAGAAAATGGCGAACGTTTTTATGCCATCCTCAACGGCATTCGCATGAACGAAGAGCCCGTCACCAACCTCAAGGTTCAAGATCTCAACCAACCCAATTACACGCTCAAGGTGATTTTTGAAAACAAAACCCTTGGCGAGATGAACAAAACCCTGTACGTCGAGACAGGAACCGAGGTGGTATATGCCATCAAGCTCGACAACAAGGGCAAGTACAAGCTTGGCTTGCGCAGCCAAGTGCCGATCGCCCAAGCCGCACCCGTCGCGCCGCAGCAGCAAATCGTGTACTGGGGTGCTCCCGTCAATACGACGCCAGTGGTCACCAATACGACCCCCGTTGTCACCAATACCGTTCCGGTAACCGGCACCACCACGACCGTCGTCGAGCAGACTACCATGACCACCACTACGGGTACCGGCATGAATACCAACGTGAGCTCCGGCGGCGAAAACGTTTCCATGAATGTCAATACCGATGGATTCGGCCTCAACATCAATGTGAATGCGGGTGGCACCGGCACCACGACGACTGGCAGTAGCGGCGTTGTGGGCACGACCACCACCACGACCACCACCACGACCACTACGGGCGCAAGCACGGGCGTAGTCACCACGCAGCCGGTTGTTGCACAGCCAGTATATGCTGCGCCTTGCACCGAAATGATGGGTTCCGACTTTGAAAAGGCCAAGGCCTCCATCAAGTCCAAATCCTTCGAAGACAGTAAGATGACCTTGGCCAAGCAGATCACGAGCAAAAATTGCTTGAGTGCTGCCCAAGTCAAGTCGATGATGGAGCTTTTTACCTTTGAAGCCTCCAAACTCGATTACGCAAAGTATGCCTACGACTTTTGCTGGGAAAAGAACAACTATTACCAAGTCAACGATGCATTTGAGTTTGAAAGCTCCATCGAAGAATTGGATGCCTACATCGGCCAACGTTGATACTGAATGAATGAAAAGGCTTCGGGCTTTCTGGGTCCGAAGCTTTTTCATTTGTCAAACTTTCAAAATGCCTTAGATTTGCTTGCAATGCGTAAAACGGATGGAATGCGGCGAGTTTGGGTGGTGGTTTGGGGGATGTTGATCTTCCTCATAGGAGGAGCCGGGTTTGTCAAAGCTGAAAAAATTGGCGGCTTGTGTTTGGTGAGTCCGCCCAACAAGGTCGACGGCAAATGGGTCACACCCGTGAAGCAATTGAACGCCGGCTGGGTTGCGGTCATGCCTTATGCATTTGGGCAAGCCAATTCGTCAAGTCTGCGCTACAATGCCCCAAGCCAATGGTGGGGGGAGCAATTTGAAGGCATCCAGACCATCGTGCAACATGCTAAATCTCAGGGTCTCAAGGTAATGCTCAAGCCAATGGTTTGGGTACAAGGCAGTTGGGCAGGCGGCTTTGACCTCGAGTCAGAGGTGGAATGGAAAAAGTGGGAAGCCAACTATCGCACCTATACGCTGGCCGTCGCCAAGATCGCCGTTGCGGAAAAGGTGGAAATGATTTGCCTTGGAACCGAACTCAAAGTTGCCGTGCGCAAGCGTGCAAAGTTTTTCCGCAGTCTGATCGATGAATTGCGGGGCATTTATACTGGCAAGCTTACTTATGCCGCCAATTGGGACGATTATCTGATCGTCAATCTCTGGGACAAGCTGGATTATATCGGGATTGACGCCTATTTTCCGCTTTCACCCACGGAGTCGCCCACGGTGCAAGAATTGAAATTGGCCTGGATCGATCCGATTCGCAAGATCAGTCAAGTCTATAAATACTACAAAAAGCCGATTCTTTTCACTGAGTTTGG
Above is a window of Bacteroidota bacterium DNA encoding:
- a CDS encoding DUF4476 domain-containing protein — its product is MKKILLATFALLLCVKVFGQTANAILFTENGERFYAILNGIRMNEEPVTNLKVQDLNQPNYTLKVIFENKTLGEMNKTLYVETGTEVVYAIKLDNKGKYKLGLRSQVPIAQAAPVAPQQQIVYWGAPVNTTPVVTNTTPVVTNTVPVTGTTTTVVEQTTMTTTTGTGMNTNVSSGGENVSMNVNTDGFGLNINVNAGGTGTTTTGSSGVVGTTTTTTTTTTTTGASTGVVTTQPVVAQPVYAAPCTEMMGSDFEKAKASIKSKSFEDSKMTLAKQITSKNCLSAAQVKSMMELFTFEASKLDYAKYAYDFCWEKNNYYQVNDAFEFESSIEELDAYIGQR